A region from the Coffea eugenioides isolate CCC68of chromosome 9, Ceug_1.0, whole genome shotgun sequence genome encodes:
- the LOC113783639 gene encoding probable LRR receptor-like serine/threonine-protein kinase At4g30520, whose amino-acid sequence MCFCCFDICLFIADLFLQSVIKKKYGQDATNVGDEGDIALISRRTRKVLNCLKQLLLKLVTLVKCQRRMFVWKQAASKLRGVQVFTYTELEIATNKFSAANVIGNGGYGVVYRGILSDGTVAAIKMLHREGKQ is encoded by the exons ATGTGTTTCTGTTGCTTTGACATATGCTTGTTTATTGCTGATCTCTTTCTTCAGTCTGTAATTAAGAAGAAGTATGGCCAAGATGCAACAAATGTTGGTGATGAGGGTGACATTGCTCTAATATCCAG GAGAACAAGGAAGGTCTTGAATTGCTTAAAACAGCTATTGCTAAAGCTGGTTACACTGGTAAA ATGTCAAAGGCGGATGTTTGTATGGAAGCAGGCTGCATCCAAGCTTAGGGGTGTACAAGTTTTTACTTACACAGAGCTTGAGATTGCAACAAACAAATTTAGTGCAGCAAATGTGATAGGAAATGGAGGGTATGGGGTAGTGTATAGAGGGATTTTGAGTGATGGCACTGTGGCTGCAATTAAGATGTTGCACAGAGAAGGGAAACAATGA